One region of Candidatus Poribacteria bacterium genomic DNA includes:
- a CDS encoding DUF362 domain-containing protein codes for MKPYDTVIEEIIADSQEAARHRDTLDRRQFLTRLATGVGGIGGALSTLPAFAQLSSGQLQPDTTTTTPLTPVVEAVSQNVWDGDRLDEDAVSELIDQAMMKFTGRASAKEAWRDIVLPDDIVGIKINPLGGPQFSTHPIIVDKIVEGVYGAGVLKKQIIIWDRFENHLLNAGYPIKQDEGAVQTFASDTEGVGYDDEVFYESEKDSVNRRENESTRSRYSRIVTQHVDVLINVPVLKHHEMAGISGCLKNLAFGSVDNTRRFHGKPIYCNPAIAEILEHKVLKDKLVLNIVDGLVASFDRGPTYHAESAWKYGSLFVGADPVILDVLVLQTVNQKREELELGSVSKLANHINTASVLGLGTNTLDQADLRRVEI; via the coding sequence ATGAAACCTTACGACACCGTTATAGAAGAGATTATTGCCGACAGCCAAGAAGCTGCACGGCACCGAGATACGCTTGACCGCCGACAATTCTTAACCCGGCTTGCTACGGGTGTTGGCGGCATCGGTGGCGCACTCAGTACACTTCCGGCGTTCGCACAGTTGAGTAGTGGACAGTTACAGCCCGATACCACGACAACAACGCCTCTCACGCCTGTCGTTGAGGCGGTGAGTCAAAACGTCTGGGATGGCGATCGGCTCGATGAGGACGCTGTCAGTGAACTGATTGATCAGGCGATGATGAAGTTCACTGGACGTGCTTCTGCGAAGGAGGCATGGCGAGATATCGTTCTACCCGACGACATCGTCGGCATAAAAATCAACCCGCTCGGTGGACCGCAATTCAGCACACATCCTATCATTGTTGATAAGATTGTTGAAGGGGTATATGGCGCGGGTGTCCTCAAAAAACAAATTATTATCTGGGACCGGTTTGAAAACCATCTCTTGAACGCTGGTTACCCCATCAAACAAGATGAAGGCGCAGTGCAGACTTTTGCCTCTGATACAGAAGGGGTCGGGTATGACGACGAAGTATTTTACGAAAGTGAAAAAGACAGCGTTAACCGCCGAGAAAACGAAAGCACTCGCTCCCGGTATTCCCGAATCGTTACGCAGCATGTTGATGTGTTGATTAATGTTCCGGTTTTGAAACACCATGAAATGGCAGGGATCAGTGGATGTTTAAAGAACCTCGCGTTTGGCAGTGTTGATAACACACGCCGGTTCCATGGAAAACCGATCTATTGCAATCCGGCTATCGCCGAGATTTTAGAGCATAAGGTCCTGAAAGATAAACTCGTCCTCAATATCGTTGATGGACTGGTTGCATCGTTCGACCGAGGACCGACATATCACGCCGAAAGCGCCTGGAAATATGGCAGCCTCTTTGTCGGCGCAGATCCGGTTATCCTTGATGTCCTTGTCCTTCAGACTGTCAACCAGAAGCGCGAGGAGTTGGAGTTGGGGTCTGTGTCTAAATTAGCAAACCATATTAACACAGCGAGTGTCCTCGGTTTAGGCACAAATACACTTGACCAAGCCGACCTCCGGAGAGTTGAGATTTAA
- a CDS encoding peroxiredoxin family protein — translation MQKNYANIRAAGAELIAISSDDEGDTKKTVQGSGLEFPVLSDKDRAVISAYNVLDPGNNRIARPASYVLRKDGTVAWKSIDGVAVRVPTAQILTELGKL, via the coding sequence TTGCAAAAAAACTATGCGAACATTCGGGCGGCAGGCGCGGAACTCATCGCTATCAGTTCCGATGATGAAGGTGATACCAAAAAGACAGTCCAAGGCAGTGGACTTGAATTCCCTGTCCTCTCGGATAAAGACAGAGCGGTCATCAGTGCCTACAACGTCTTGGATCCTGGGAACAATAGGATAGCACGTCCTGCATCCTATGTCCTTCGCAAGGATGGGACAGTCGCTTGGAAATCTATTGACGGGGTAGCCGTGCGTGTGCCGACCGCGCAGATTCTCACGGAATTGGGGAAACTTTGA